From Polaribacter butkevichii, a single genomic window includes:
- a CDS encoding cupin domain-containing protein: MNFKSIIAALAVTAIFVNNTANAQVTTKDSIATSKVQHFNFDDLESETIGEGIQRKWFHGEKGQMTIFNLEKGAHIPWHHHPNEQITYIMSGKVKIKTIIDGKETFVEVAAGEVIVFPENVPHEFWALEETVDLDVHVPVREDWLSKELPEYLKKSK; this comes from the coding sequence ATGAATTTCAAATCCATTATAGCCGCATTAGCAGTAACAGCAATATTTGTCAATAATACAGCAAATGCGCAAGTCACCACCAAAGATTCTATTGCCACTTCAAAAGTGCAGCATTTCAATTTTGACGATTTGGAATCAGAAACTATTGGAGAAGGGATCCAACGTAAATGGTTTCATGGTGAAAAAGGACAAATGACCATTTTCAATTTAGAAAAAGGAGCGCATATTCCTTGGCATCACCATCCAAACGAGCAGATTACATACATCATGTCAGGTAAAGTAAAAATTAAAACTATTATTGATGGTAAAGAAACGTTTGTAGAAGTTGCAGCAGGAGAAGTTATTGTGTTTCCAGAAAATGTACCACATGAATTTTGGGCTTTAGAAGAAACCGTAGATTTAGATGTACATGTTCCTGTGCGTGAAGATTGGTTATCTAAAGAGTTACCAGAGTATTTAAAAAAGAGCAAGTAA
- a CDS encoding L-dopachrome tautomerase-related protein translates to MNFKSIITSFSFTIVFAIYTINSQNTIGETEVFTTTNQAVGNITFTDTGDLVYSHHPFFSPENRVMIMDAKTKTSKPFPNKAWNTPRTTDDNYLSNVLGIRNDENGIVWMLDMAQRDHVTPKIVGWNTKTNQLERIYYLPKSVVPKHAQPNDMVVDTKNGYFIIADEGIGNGGDGTNAAFIIVDMKTGKTRRLLEGTRTTLPENTPTVINGKHLAVNGTDLLVGNDGITADANFEYIYYGPLNGTKIYRIKTLDLVNEDFTVTELDGKIETYSEKPNNGGMSIDIAGNIYLTALETNSVAVVLAKDKSVKTMVKDANMVWPDGVSYNHVDGYMYVSAAQVNKGAVFNDGKDLSTKPFYIFRFKPITKGVSFR, encoded by the coding sequence ATGAATTTCAAATCTATAATTACATCCTTCAGTTTTACAATAGTGTTTGCCATTTATACTATAAATTCACAAAATACAATAGGTGAAACCGAAGTTTTTACAACAACAAATCAAGCAGTTGGTAATATTACATTTACAGATACTGGCGATTTAGTATATAGTCATCATCCTTTTTTCTCACCAGAAAACAGAGTCATGATCATGGATGCTAAAACAAAAACAAGCAAACCGTTTCCTAATAAAGCGTGGAATACACCAAGAACTACCGACGATAATTACTTAAGTAATGTTTTAGGAATTAGAAATGATGAAAACGGAATTGTTTGGATGCTAGATATGGCGCAACGTGATCATGTAACGCCTAAAATAGTGGGTTGGAACACAAAAACCAATCAGTTAGAACGTATTTATTATTTACCAAAATCGGTAGTACCAAAGCATGCACAACCCAATGATATGGTGGTAGATACTAAAAACGGTTATTTTATAATTGCAGATGAAGGTATTGGAAATGGGGGAGACGGGACCAATGCAGCGTTTATTATTGTGGATATGAAAACAGGTAAAACGCGCAGATTATTAGAAGGTACACGCACAACATTACCAGAAAATACGCCAACAGTAATTAACGGTAAACATTTAGCGGTTAATGGTACGGATTTATTAGTCGGAAATGACGGAATTACTGCAGATGCTAATTTTGAATACATTTATTATGGTCCGTTAAACGGTACTAAAATTTACAGAATTAAAACGTTAGATTTAGTAAATGAAGATTTTACGGTAACAGAATTAGATGGCAAAATTGAAACTTATTCCGAAAAACCAAACAATGGAGGAATGAGTATTGATATCGCTGGTAATATTTACTTAACAGCATTAGAAACCAATAGTGTAGCGGTAGTTTTAGCAAAAGATAAAAGCGTAAAAACCATGGTAAAAGATGCTAATATGGTTTGGCCAGATGGTGTAAGCTACAATCATGTAGATGGTTATATGTATGTATCAGCCGCACAAGTAAACAAAGGCGCTGTTTTTAATGATGGCAAAGATTTATCTACAAAACCATTTTACATTTTCAGATTTAAACCAATTACAAAAGGCGTTTCTTTTAGATAA
- a CDS encoding 2OG-Fe(II) oxygenase, whose protein sequence is MTNKNILAQARALALPSREASLNREASVSQFWNSNRDLLEEAWVEWEIENKDNILIPDETLLDPRLQKAIKDAWENPEKESAVADLWEEIIPGVYVAQFFNPERLADFRNYLEAVVNSQIPKRAPYGIQLNRYGIMLDPRSEGYLAAPNFQAFYNDIMDRYMRPIARLLLCTYGYDNQTFGFSIQYNPDKDKDLHAHTDASAATLNINMNLPDEAFTGSQVDFYDKTTGKTVQTTFEAGKAIIHRGDVAHATHPIISGQRSNLVVWLYGDRMQIPRGGASSYGSVDNSASNVVTSENISARERWSVPKSPKDTFAPF, encoded by the coding sequence ATGACAAATAAAAATATACTCGCACAAGCTCGTGCACTTGCTTTACCTTCTCGTGAAGCCTCGTTAAATCGTGAAGCTTCAGTTTCACAATTTTGGAATAGTAACCGAGATTTACTCGAAGAGGCATGGGTAGAATGGGAAATTGAAAACAAAGACAACATCCTAATTCCTGATGAAACGCTACTAGATCCACGATTACAAAAGGCCATTAAAGATGCTTGGGAAAACCCAGAAAAAGAATCTGCTGTTGCCGATTTATGGGAAGAAATTATTCCAGGTGTTTATGTGGCACAGTTTTTTAACCCTGAACGCTTAGCGGATTTTCGTAACTATTTAGAAGCTGTAGTAAATTCACAAATTCCTAAACGAGCACCATACGGAATACAATTGAATCGTTATGGAATTATGCTTGATCCGCGCTCAGAAGGCTATCTTGCAGCTCCTAATTTTCAGGCATTTTATAACGATATTATGGACCGCTATATGCGTCCGATTGCACGTTTGTTATTATGTACTTATGGTTATGACAACCAAACATTTGGTTTTTCTATTCAGTACAATCCAGATAAAGATAAGGATTTACATGCCCATACCGATGCCTCGGCTGCTACCTTAAATATTAATATGAATTTACCTGATGAAGCATTTACAGGTTCGCAAGTTGATTTCTACGATAAAACCACAGGGAAAACGGTGCAAACTACTTTTGAAGCAGGGAAAGCAATAATTCACAGAGGTGATGTTGCACATGCTACGCACCCGATTATTAGCGGGCAACGTAGTAATTTGGTTGTGTGGTTATACGGAGACCGTATGCAAATTCCAAGAGGAGGAGCAAGTAGCTACGGTAGTGTTGATAACTCAGCATCTAACGTTGTTACATCAGAAAACATTAGTGCTCGTGAGCGTTGGAGTGTGCCTAAGAGTCCCAAAGATACCTTTGCACCTTTTTAA
- a CDS encoding SDR family NAD(P)-dependent oxidoreductase produces the protein MSKTIIVTGSTDGIGKLTAFNLAEKGHMVYVHGRNEAKVDAVVSEIKTTTNNQSIHGLVADFSDLEAVSKLAAQIKKDIPKIDILINNAGIFKTKEVQNKNGLDIRIVVNYLAPYVLTNAILENIKQSEAPRIINLSSAAQAPVSEAVLIGKEQDSANSTYAQSKLALTMWSFHLAKQEPKITVIAVNPGSLLNTKMANEAYGQHWSPAEKGVDILLDLALSDDYKNDSGKYFDNDKGDPKGYFAPAHPDAYDTRKRQHLLQITDALIGV, from the coding sequence ATGAGTAAAACAATAATAGTAACAGGAAGTACAGACGGTATTGGAAAGTTAACCGCTTTCAACTTGGCAGAAAAAGGACATATGGTTTATGTACACGGAAGAAATGAAGCAAAAGTAGACGCGGTTGTTTCAGAAATAAAAACAACAACAAACAATCAGAGCATTCATGGTTTGGTAGCAGATTTTTCGGATTTAGAAGCTGTTTCAAAATTAGCAGCACAGATTAAAAAGGACATTCCTAAAATAGATATACTAATCAATAATGCAGGAATTTTTAAAACGAAAGAGGTTCAGAATAAAAACGGATTAGACATTAGAATAGTGGTAAATTACTTAGCACCTTATGTGTTAACGAATGCCATATTAGAAAACATAAAACAATCCGAAGCACCCAGAATTATCAATTTAAGTTCTGCGGCACAAGCACCAGTTTCTGAAGCTGTTTTAATAGGGAAGGAGCAAGATTCAGCAAATAGCACCTATGCACAAAGTAAATTAGCATTAACCATGTGGAGCTTTCATTTAGCGAAACAAGAGCCTAAAATTACGGTTATAGCAGTTAATCCTGGTTCATTATTAAACACGAAGATGGCTAATGAAGCTTATGGACAACATTGGTCTCCTGCAGAAAAAGGAGTGGATATCTTATTAGATTTAGCATTGTCTGATGACTATAAAAATGATTCAGGTAAGTATTTTGATAATGATAAAGGGGATCCAAAAGGTTATTTTGCACCAGCGCATCCAGACGCTTATGATACACGAAAAAGACAACATTTATTACAAATAACAGATGCACTAATTGGTGTATAA
- a CDS encoding polysaccharide lyase gives MKEKISIAVITFGLLLFTVTNANAQTVDVYQNNLNDLTTGLYNQDQIKEALAVSFCKGADEGRVSIVSLENQGNSLKVNYPKGKVKTGESGIHTKVYFNDGKEHDELYFSYKIYFPSDFEFRAGGKLPGLSYQTREKNMSLRLMWRNNGLIETYVHYNTKPTRPGYKASINWSLLDPIIEPNNEPQEDQVKFTKGTWQHVEMYYKLNTPGKKDGIMKGWLNGKLALNITNAEDYRQVGEEDIHINSFYLSSFFGGSDETFQPTKDVYAYFDDFKVATTRIGMPSDTENNNQSPTVSITSPTSTTPVNAGSNLQISALANDADGVISKVEFYNGAAKLGEDSSFPFKYTLSNIAAGTYTFNVVAIDDKGASTKSSTVQVTVDSDGNATSDCKFNTPRVNALPAYDNITFNTIYVLGSGGPDSSNIKKIRIKWIPGANGLYVFSMNTNNGQPSSYIDLRNVSTANFNNAQPDITISGSGVARLDDNYWVTEDAGNLVLVSKSGTHTIYCSNSNIAPSCSALNKEATFSKSTLEETSAAEVKIYPNPVEDGILHLTNISADVSNILIYDILGNLVKTLSPSSRPKKTYKLYISNLKNGTYILVIESKSNRITKRIIKI, from the coding sequence ATGAAAGAAAAAATTTCAATTGCGGTAATAACCTTTGGTTTGTTACTATTTACAGTAACAAATGCAAACGCTCAAACAGTAGATGTATACCAAAATAATTTAAATGATTTAACTACAGGTCTATATAACCAAGATCAAATAAAAGAGGCCTTAGCGGTTTCTTTCTGCAAAGGTGCAGATGAAGGTCGTGTGTCTATAGTTAGCTTAGAAAATCAAGGCAATTCTTTAAAGGTGAACTATCCAAAAGGAAAAGTAAAAACAGGAGAAAGCGGTATACATACGAAAGTATATTTTAATGATGGTAAGGAGCATGACGAATTATATTTTAGTTATAAGATTTATTTTCCATCAGATTTTGAATTTAGAGCGGGCGGAAAACTACCAGGTTTATCTTATCAAACTAGAGAAAAAAACATGTCCTTACGTTTAATGTGGCGTAATAATGGGCTTATAGAAACTTATGTTCATTATAATACAAAACCAACCAGACCAGGATACAAAGCATCTATTAATTGGAGCTTATTAGACCCTATTATAGAGCCTAATAATGAGCCGCAAGAAGATCAAGTTAAGTTTACTAAGGGTACTTGGCAACATGTAGAAATGTATTACAAACTGAATACACCAGGTAAAAAAGATGGTATAATGAAAGGTTGGTTAAATGGTAAATTAGCCTTAAACATTACAAATGCCGAAGATTACAGACAAGTTGGCGAAGAAGATATCCATATAAATTCATTCTATTTGTCTTCCTTTTTTGGAGGCTCTGATGAAACTTTTCAACCTACTAAAGATGTCTATGCTTATTTTGATGATTTTAAAGTAGCTACAACTAGAATAGGTATGCCTTCGGATACAGAAAATAACAATCAATCTCCAACGGTTTCAATAACTTCTCCAACTAGTACCACTCCAGTAAATGCGGGTAGTAATTTACAAATTAGTGCTTTAGCAAATGATGCTGATGGTGTTATTAGTAAGGTAGAATTTTATAATGGGGCTGCTAAATTAGGAGAAGATAGCTCGTTCCCTTTTAAATATACTTTATCAAATATAGCTGCAGGAACTTATACTTTTAATGTTGTAGCTATAGATGATAAAGGAGCATCAACAAAATCATCAACAGTGCAAGTTACAGTAGATAGTGATGGTAATGCTACTTCAGATTGTAAATTTAACACGCCAAGGGTAAATGCTTTACCAGCTTATGATAACATTACATTTAATACTATTTATGTTTTAGGTTCAGGAGGTCCAGATTCATCAAACATAAAAAAAATTAGAATTAAATGGATTCCTGGTGCAAACGGACTTTATGTTTTTTCTATGAATACAAATAACGGACAACCTTCATCTTATATTGATCTAAGAAATGTAAGTACGGCAAATTTTAATAATGCTCAACCAGATATTACCATTTCAGGTTCTGGTGTAGCAAGACTTGATGATAATTACTGGGTTACAGAAGATGCAGGTAATTTAGTACTGGTTTCTAAATCTGGTACGCATACAATTTACTGTAGTAATAGTAATATAGCACCAAGTTGTAGCGCTTTAAATAAAGAAGCTACATTTTCTAAAAGTACTCTGGAAGAAACTAGTGCAGCAGAAGTTAAAATATATCCAAATCCAGTTGAAGATGGAATTTTACACCTTACAAATATTAGTGCAGATGTATCCAATATTTTAATTTATGATATTTTAGGAAATTTAGTAAAAACTTTATCACCTAGTAGTAGGCCTAAGAAAACATACAAACTTTATATAAGTAATCTTAAAAATGGAACTTACATTTTAGTTATAGAATCTAAGTCTAATAGAATAACTAAACGAATCATTAAAATATAA
- a CDS encoding restriction endonuclease subunit S, translating into MERIATKKSSNISANAIEENFGDYKLYGVSGYIKRVDFYREKDQFISIVKDRAGVGRTLLCESKSSVLGVLDEIKPKIKVNLYFLYSVLNNINFKKYSIGSNIPHIYFKDYSKEKIKISSLKEQQKTANYLSTIYTKTENVQTTNRKNTRV; encoded by the coding sequence TTGGAAAGAATAGCAACAAAAAAATCATCAAATATTTCTGCAAATGCGATAGAAGAAAATTTTGGAGATTATAAATTATATGGAGTTTCTGGCTATATAAAAAGGGTAGATTTTTATAGAGAAAAGGACCAATTTATATCAATAGTAAAAGATAGAGCTGGAGTTGGAAGAACTTTATTGTGCGAATCAAAGTCTTCTGTTTTAGGTGTTTTAGACGAAATTAAGCCAAAAATAAAAGTTAATTTATATTTTTTATACTCTGTTTTAAATAATATCAATTTTAAAAAATATTCAATTGGAAGCAATATTCCACATATTTATTTTAAGGATTATTCAAAAGAAAAAATAAAAATTTCATCCCTAAAAGAACAACAAAAAACAGCTAATTATTTAAGTACTATTTATACAAAAACAGAAAACGTACAAACCACAAATAGAAAAAACACAAGGGTTTAA
- a CDS encoding GIY-YIG nuclease family protein, whose amino-acid sequence MYILTNKNNTILYIGVTSNLVENTRVSLRRMKQSHTRVRT is encoded by the coding sequence ATTTACATACTAACTAACAAAAACAACACCATATTATATATTGGTGTTACATCCAATTTAGTTGAGAACACAAGAGTGTCATTGCGAAGAATGAAGCAATCGCACACAAGAGTGAGAACATAA
- a CDS encoding helix-turn-helix domain-containing protein, producing MNRIKEVLEEKGIKQVWLAEKLGKSYNMVNSYVQNRRQPTLGVLNQVAEILDIDVTDLIVSNKTDN from the coding sequence ATGAATCGTATTAAAGAGGTACTTGAAGAGAAAGGTATTAAACAAGTTTGGCTAGCTGAAAAGTTGGGTAAAAGTTATAATATGGTTAACTCTTACGTGCAAAACAGAAGACAACCTACTTTAGGAGTTCTAAATCAAGTTGCTGAAATTCTGGATATTGATGTTACAGATTTAATAGTTTCAAACAAAACTGATAATTAA
- a CDS encoding ATP-binding protein, with protein MTEKELIKKLELVLEKEPNNYSKILELSSSIAEFDKENVRFSVDAGVINRLGKELVGRHETAVSELVKNSYDADALTVDLYFKDCDKPGGTLTIEDSGLGMTREQLVKGFMTISSSDKIHNPKSPRYNRTRAGQKGIGRFATQRIGQELTIVTQTLKSDKALKVTIDWDKYEMDSNLLLISNTIEEVEKEKEEGTTLTIKNVRDSWSDSMIRRAYKYITDLLQPFPLSDRFEESTNDPGFKVTFYRDNIIVVDEQSAFFQHALAEIEAYVDEEGQGYYSFKSDKLSISEEVYLIGKKEREDKFHSLKNVHFKAYYFVWNAGYISRSVEKHIRENAREYGGVRLYRNGFRVLPYGEPQNDWLRLDASVARRSIIAPHANINFFGFVEVIDRDGEYFQEQSSREGLLENESLDELKDFGYKVLTDVAIKVSHARERKGTAGQKGWDKKTTKDVIKEVKKEFDEISKDDKGNITVKLKTISKKLEELEEVEEKETLEREAKAKELLKEIQLLRILASLGLTIGEFVHEVNHYEPAFKYDAEFLTNLIKDTEGKKAGIRLQKNLEAFTVYTSFFKDAISKNVNRELEPIELREPVSNFIEIITPDLIRSNINFEKPEFIGYNLFTCPMHSSEWASILFNFYTNAKKAIAKKATTGKIAIEAGKIKDKVYLEFSDNGIGIAPDKEDEIFEAFYTTSNPSGSSSTELEELSGTGLGLKIVKDIIEGYGGEVFVTKPKENYKTTIRIELPKTNIEDYE; from the coding sequence ATGACAGAGAAAGAATTAATAAAAAAGCTTGAGTTAGTTTTAGAAAAAGAGCCAAATAATTATTCAAAAATTCTTGAATTATCTTCGTCTATAGCTGAATTTGATAAAGAGAACGTTAGGTTTTCAGTTGATGCAGGTGTTATAAATAGACTTGGAAAAGAACTTGTTGGAAGACACGAAACTGCTGTTTCTGAATTAGTCAAAAATTCTTATGATGCAGATGCATTAACGGTTGATTTATATTTTAAAGATTGTGATAAACCAGGAGGCACACTAACAATTGAGGATTCTGGATTAGGAATGACAAGAGAACAGTTGGTTAAAGGCTTTATGACTATTTCATCTAGTGATAAAATACACAATCCTAAATCTCCAAGATACAATAGGACTAGAGCAGGACAAAAAGGAATTGGACGATTTGCAACCCAAAGAATAGGTCAAGAATTAACAATCGTTACTCAAACATTAAAATCAGATAAAGCACTTAAGGTGACTATTGATTGGGATAAATATGAGATGGATTCTAATTTACTTTTGATATCAAATACTATTGAAGAAGTAGAAAAAGAAAAAGAGGAAGGTACGACTCTAACTATTAAAAATGTGAGAGATTCTTGGTCAGATTCAATGATAAGAAGAGCATATAAATATATTACAGATTTACTTCAACCTTTTCCTTTATCAGACCGATTCGAAGAAAGTACTAATGATCCAGGATTTAAAGTTACCTTTTATAGAGACAACATTATAGTAGTTGACGAACAAAGTGCTTTTTTTCAACATGCATTAGCTGAAATTGAAGCATATGTTGACGAAGAAGGACAAGGTTATTATTCCTTTAAGAGTGATAAACTTTCCATTTCTGAAGAAGTGTATTTAATTGGGAAGAAAGAAAGAGAAGATAAATTTCATTCACTTAAAAATGTTCATTTTAAGGCATATTATTTTGTGTGGAATGCTGGTTATATTTCAAGATCTGTAGAAAAACATATAAGAGAAAATGCTCGTGAATATGGTGGAGTACGTTTATATCGAAATGGTTTTAGGGTATTGCCATATGGTGAACCTCAAAATGATTGGTTAAGATTGGATGCATCTGTTGCACGAAGAAGTATAATTGCTCCTCATGCTAATATCAATTTCTTTGGTTTTGTTGAAGTTATTGATAGAGATGGAGAATATTTCCAAGAGCAATCAAGTAGAGAAGGGCTATTAGAAAATGAGTCTTTAGATGAACTTAAAGATTTTGGTTATAAAGTTTTAACCGATGTTGCAATTAAAGTTTCTCATGCAAGAGAACGAAAAGGAACTGCAGGACAAAAAGGTTGGGATAAGAAAACTACCAAAGACGTTATAAAGGAAGTAAAGAAAGAATTTGATGAAATTAGTAAAGACGACAAAGGTAATATTACTGTTAAATTAAAAACTATTAGCAAAAAGCTTGAAGAGTTAGAGGAAGTGGAGGAAAAGGAAACTTTGGAAAGAGAAGCAAAAGCAAAAGAGTTACTTAAGGAAATACAATTACTAAGAATTTTAGCAAGCTTAGGTCTTACAATTGGCGAATTTGTTCATGAAGTTAATCATTATGAGCCTGCTTTTAAATATGATGCTGAATTTTTAACCAATTTAATAAAAGATACAGAAGGGAAAAAAGCTGGAATTCGATTGCAAAAAAATCTTGAAGCATTTACTGTTTATACTTCTTTCTTTAAAGATGCTATTTCAAAAAATGTAAATAGAGAATTAGAACCTATAGAATTAAGAGAACCCGTTTCAAATTTTATAGAAATAATAACACCAGATTTAATAAGAAGCAATATTAATTTTGAAAAACCAGAGTTCATAGGATATAATTTATTTACCTGTCCTATGCATTCATCGGAATGGGCTTCAATCTTATTTAACTTTTATACAAATGCAAAAAAAGCAATTGCAAAAAAAGCTACTACAGGTAAGATTGCTATAGAAGCTGGAAAAATTAAAGATAAAGTATATCTTGAATTTTCAGATAATGGTATTGGTATTGCACCAGATAAAGAGGATGAGATTTTTGAAGCATTTTATACAACTAGTAATCCATCTGGAAGTTCTTCAACAGAACTTGAAGAACTTTCAGGAACAGGATTAGGTCTTAAAATAGTTAAAGATATAATAGAAGGCTATGGAGGAGAAGTTTTTGTAACTAAACCAAAAGAAAATTACAAAACTACTATAAGGATTGAATTGCCTAAAACAAACATAGAAGATTATGAGTAA
- a CDS encoding HsdM family class I SAM-dependent methyltransferase has protein sequence MNKSKLNKFLNNYSKEILEVDRLLVSSFLNTNNINIVHNDFINNYLISYIDEDYSDFLDFNSKININTLEDLISAFEFVISPEDKVITGAVYTPKNIRDYIIESTFNKWEGNIEDVICADIACGCGGFLLTVSNYIKNNSNKDFNEIYNENLFGIDIANYSINRAKILLSLNAIIQGEDANFNFNFHTGNTLSFDINNAFNHTINSFDIIVGNPPYVCSRNMDEESLSLVKNWSVGNSGHPDLYIPFFEIGVENLSPNGVLGYITVNSFFKSINGRALRKYISNKKLSFKIVDFGGEQIFEAYNTYTCLCFIQNDTSNGIYYKRKESKSLFEINENDFYFIEYESIDDWNGWNLVDNEYAERLISIIENTGIHFFDKYQTRNGIATLKNKVFKFTPVREDNEYYYRKEKGEEEVRIERGICRSIINSNSIESQESLLANREVIIFPYYYTNEIRNVIEEDDFRINFPSAYSYLESNRSLLSKRDKGKRDYEAWYAYGRTQSLDIKGLKLFFPHITDSPNFVITEDRDLLFYNGLAAFSEDINELRILKSILETDIFWFYISQTSKYYISNHRSISKNYIKKFGIPKFTADEKNYILNHNNKDDIKFLIESKYYNRLDNYENELRLENNTPVPI, from the coding sequence ATGAATAAGTCTAAATTAAATAAATTTTTAAATAACTACTCTAAAGAAATTTTGGAAGTAGATAGATTGCTTGTTTCTTCTTTTTTAAATACTAATAATATTAACATAGTTCACAATGATTTTATTAATAATTATTTAATCAGCTATATAGACGAAGATTATTCTGATTTTCTAGATTTTAATTCAAAAATTAATATAAACACACTTGAAGATTTAATTTCAGCTTTTGAATTTGTTATATCGCCAGAAGACAAAGTTATTACAGGAGCTGTTTACACGCCTAAAAATATACGAGACTATATCATAGAAAGCACTTTTAATAAATGGGAAGGAAATATTGAAGATGTAATTTGTGCTGATATTGCATGTGGTTGTGGTGGTTTTCTTTTAACAGTTTCTAATTATATCAAAAATAATAGTAATAAAGATTTCAATGAAATTTACAATGAAAATTTATTTGGTATTGACATTGCAAATTATAGCATTAATAGAGCAAAAATACTTTTAAGTTTAAATGCCATAATACAAGGAGAAGACGCTAATTTTAATTTTAACTTTCATACGGGAAACACTTTAAGTTTTGATATTAATAATGCATTTAATCACACTATTAATAGTTTCGACATTATCGTTGGAAATCCTCCTTATGTATGCTCTAGAAATATGGATGAAGAATCTTTATCTCTAGTTAAAAACTGGAGTGTTGGAAATAGTGGTCATCCAGATTTATATATTCCTTTCTTTGAAATTGGTGTTGAAAATCTATCTCCGAATGGAGTTTTAGGCTACATAACAGTCAATTCTTTCTTTAAAAGTATAAATGGTAGAGCATTACGGAAATATATTTCTAACAAAAAACTATCATTTAAAATTGTTGATTTTGGAGGCGAGCAAATATTTGAAGCATATAACACTTATACCTGTTTATGTTTTATCCAAAATGATACTTCTAATGGAATCTATTATAAGCGAAAGGAAAGTAAATCATTATTTGAAATAAACGAAAATGATTTCTATTTTATCGAATATGAAAGTATTGATGATTGGAACGGTTGGAATTTAGTTGATAACGAATATGCGGAGAGGTTAATATCGATTATAGAGAATACAGGAATTCATTTTTTTGATAAATACCAAACAAGAAATGGTATAGCTACACTTAAAAATAAAGTTTTTAAGTTCACACCAGTTAGAGAAGACAATGAGTATTATTATAGAAAAGAAAAAGGGGAGGAGGAAGTTAGAATTGAAAGAGGAATTTGTCGTTCGATTATTAATTCTAATAGTATTGAAAGTCAAGAATCATTATTAGCAAATAGAGAAGTTATCATTTTTCCTTACTATTATACTAATGAAATCAGAAATGTAATTGAAGAAGATGATTTTAGAATTAATTTCCCAAGTGCTTATAGCTATTTAGAATCGAATAGAAGTTTGCTTTCAAAACGAGATAAGGGAAAAAGAGATTATGAAGCTTGGTATGCATACGGAAGAACACAATCCTTAGATATAAAAGGACTTAAACTGTTTTTTCCACACATAACAGATTCTCCAAATTTTGTTATCACGGAAGATAGAGATTTACTATTTTATAACGGTTTAGCTGCGTTTTCAGAAGATATAAATGAATTAAGAATATTAAAATCCATTTTAGAAACAGATATATTTTGGTTTTACATATCACAAACAAGTAAATATTATATTTCTAATCATAGATCAATAAGCAAAAACTATATTAAGAAGTTCGGAATACCAAAGTTTACCGCAGATGAGAAAAATTATATCTTGAATCATAATAATAAAGATGATATAAAATTCTTAATTGAATCCAAATATTATAATAGACTTGATAATTATGAAAATGAATTAAGGTTAGAAAATAATACTCCAGTACCAATTTAA
- a CDS encoding Lacal_2735 family protein: protein MFGIFKKKTDKETLYKQYQKLTKEAHALSTSNRKLSDQKVFEAEEIMKKLEKIQ from the coding sequence ATGTTCGGAATATTTAAAAAGAAAACAGACAAAGAAACTTTATATAAACAATATCAAAAATTGACTAAAGAAGCGCATGCATTATCTACTAGCAACAGAAAATTAAGTGATCAAAAAGTATTTGAGGCTGAAGAAATAATGAAAAAGTTAGAGAAAATTCAATAA